A region from the Haloarcula limicola genome encodes:
- a CDS encoding TIGR03571 family LLM class oxidoreductase, with protein sequence MDHANAGYERVFGTDDLTVGVGFPLTDASESRPDHETELRLAGHAEELGFDALWARDVPLYWPRFGDAGQTFDPWTWLTAAAANTDEIALGTASVVLPLRHPLHVAKSAASVDRLSDGRLVLGVATGDRDPEYPAFDVEADDRGALFRESVDLLRTVWREGFPEAEGRWGRLDGDLDLVPKPTAETIPLLPTGNARQSVEWIADNGDGWLFYHLPEDTLESYLDEWRGAAGEKPYAMVVRTVLADDPTADPEPVHQGYRAGSEWFVEYFRTLDAMGVDHVVVSTPSEDPERELTALAESVFERL encoded by the coding sequence ATGGACCACGCGAACGCCGGTTACGAGCGCGTCTTCGGCACCGACGACCTCACCGTCGGCGTCGGCTTCCCGCTGACAGACGCGAGCGAATCGCGACCCGACCACGAGACGGAACTGCGTCTCGCCGGCCACGCCGAGGAGCTCGGTTTCGACGCGCTCTGGGCCAGAGACGTGCCGCTGTACTGGCCCCGGTTCGGCGACGCCGGCCAGACGTTCGACCCGTGGACGTGGCTCACGGCCGCCGCCGCCAATACCGACGAGATCGCGCTGGGGACCGCGAGCGTCGTCCTGCCGCTCAGACACCCGCTCCACGTCGCCAAGTCGGCCGCGTCCGTGGACCGCCTCTCCGACGGTCGCCTCGTGCTGGGCGTCGCCACCGGCGACCGCGACCCGGAGTATCCGGCCTTCGACGTCGAGGCCGACGACCGCGGCGCGCTGTTCCGCGAGTCGGTCGACCTCCTGCGAACGGTCTGGCGCGAAGGGTTCCCCGAGGCCGAGGGTCGGTGGGGCCGCCTCGACGGCGATCTCGACCTCGTGCCGAAGCCGACCGCCGAGACGATACCGCTGTTACCGACCGGGAACGCCCGCCAGTCCGTCGAGTGGATCGCCGACAACGGCGACGGCTGGCTGTTCTATCACCTCCCCGAGGACACGCTCGAATCGTACCTCGACGAGTGGCGCGGGGCCGCGGGCGAGAAGCCCTACGCGATGGTCGTCCGGACGGTCCTCGCCGACGATCCGACCGCGGACCCGGAACCGGTCCACCAGGGGTATCGGGCCGGCAGCGAGTGGTTCGTCGAGTACTTCCGGACGCTCGACGCGATGGGCGTCGATCACGTCGTGGTCTCGACGCCGAGCGAGGACCCGGAGCGCGAACTCACGGCGCTGGCCGAGAGCGTGTTCGAGCGGCTCTGA
- a CDS encoding CPBP family intramembrane glutamic endopeptidase codes for MSTASSNRPLLQSAVALLSALLLGAGGLLLGFGLMIPAVIALTLVGLELTPSLNIVLSLLFIQGVGCAGVAFSYVKARPAVAPWVRSKLGIVAESSVFDIPAEVPDLRDAITVGVGYCVALGGAILGSVLITLAQRLTGTELETGTNQAAQIGMENPELLLLLIPASVLVIGPSEELLFRGVVQGRVREVFSPVPGILIPSAIFAGLHWFALTGGSASGNFVALGILLVPALVFGISYEYTDNIVVPSLIHGVYNATLFTLLYVTVAYSDQFEAAQQALLAASL; via the coding sequence ATGTCCACTGCGTCTAGCAACCGCCCGCTCCTCCAATCGGCCGTGGCGCTGTTGTCCGCCCTCCTTCTCGGGGCCGGCGGCCTGCTGTTGGGCTTCGGCCTGATGATCCCCGCCGTCATCGCGCTCACGCTCGTCGGTCTCGAACTCACGCCGTCGCTGAACATCGTCCTCAGTCTGCTGTTCATCCAGGGCGTGGGCTGTGCGGGCGTCGCGTTCAGTTACGTGAAAGCCCGCCCGGCCGTCGCTCCGTGGGTCCGGTCGAAACTCGGCATCGTCGCGGAGTCGTCGGTGTTCGACATCCCCGCCGAGGTTCCCGACCTGCGTGACGCGATCACCGTCGGCGTCGGGTACTGCGTCGCGCTCGGCGGTGCCATCCTGGGCTCGGTCCTCATCACGCTCGCACAGCGGCTCACCGGGACGGAGTTAGAGACGGGGACGAATCAGGCCGCCCAGATAGGGATGGAGAACCCGGAGTTGCTCCTGTTGCTGATACCGGCGTCGGTCCTCGTCATCGGTCCGAGCGAGGAACTGCTGTTCCGGGGCGTCGTGCAGGGGCGCGTTCGCGAGGTGTTCAGCCCGGTCCCGGGCATCCTCATCCCGAGCGCCATCTTCGCCGGTCTCCACTGGTTCGCGCTCACCGGCGGGTCGGCGAGCGGGAACTTCGTGGCGCTCGGCATCCTCCTCGTCCCGGCGCTGGTCTTCGGAATCAGCTACGAGTACACCGACAACATCGTCGTCCCGTCGTTAATTCACGGGGTCTACAACGCGACGCTGTTCACGCTACTGTACGTCACAGTAGCGTACAGCGACCAGTTCGAAGCGGCCCAGCAGGCGCTGCTGGCCGCCTCGCTCTGA
- a CDS encoding DUF1684 domain-containing protein, whose protein sequence is MTDDWAERLRRKRAEKDDFFAEHQQSPIPPEERDAFDGLEYFDPDGTYRVEATVSRHEEPDPVEMETTEGRTVRYLHLATLSFELGGEAYELAGYRQAGDESGTLFVPFRDKTTGQQSYDGGRYMELEVSGDLADGETLVLDFNLAYSPFCAYSDTFDCPLPPETNWLDVSIEAGERAP, encoded by the coding sequence ATGACCGACGACTGGGCCGAGCGGCTTCGACGGAAGCGGGCCGAGAAAGACGACTTCTTCGCCGAGCACCAGCAGTCGCCGATCCCGCCCGAGGAGCGCGACGCCTTCGACGGGCTGGAGTACTTCGACCCCGACGGGACCTACCGCGTCGAGGCGACGGTTTCGCGCCACGAGGAGCCGGACCCGGTCGAGATGGAGACGACCGAGGGCCGCACCGTCCGGTATCTCCACCTCGCGACGCTCTCCTTCGAACTCGGCGGCGAGGCGTACGAACTGGCCGGCTACCGGCAGGCGGGCGACGAGTCGGGGACGCTGTTCGTCCCGTTCCGCGATAAGACGACCGGCCAGCAGAGCTACGACGGCGGCCGCTACATGGAACTGGAAGTGAGCGGCGACCTCGCGGACGGCGAGACCCTCGTACTCGACTTCAACCTCGCGTACTCGCCGTTCTGCGCCTACAGCGACACCTTCGACTGTCCGCTCCCGCCCGAGACCAACTGGCTGGACGTCTCGATCGAGGCCGGCGAGCGCGCGCCCTGA
- a CDS encoding ATP-binding protein: MAAGDIRVLHVDDDEAVTDSAARELERDGEFRVSSSNSPTDALDRFDPATYDCVVSEYELPRIDGLELYDRLAPQFDRPDFPFVLFVEQGSERVAAEALNAGVSGYLRKGGQDQYDALAARIRSATGSRSRRRSGDDADGCARALFDDFPDPAVVFDVDDGDSRVRRVNDAFERVFGYDGETAAGTSVTELLSSTERDTVATSLETALVDGADVCREVRRQTADGEWRDFLFRNVRVERADGDSLRYGIYTDITERMDYDRCLTELHETARRLMAAESSDAVLDLGLAAARDILGHDLNAIHLYDETAGGLVPAATTEATETLLGDVPTFTEGGGSIAWSAYERGEVSVCADVRDDPDVLNPETPLRSEMVLPLGDRGVLLLSSTDVDAFDDADVSLGSVLAATVQSALQQVEREQTLRERERALARQNERLDEFASIVSHDLRTPLDLAAVHLELAVEGHDEEDHLERVAAAHDRMSRLIDDVLTWARDGEAVDATETVSIRSLATGCWEALQTGDADLTVTTERAVEADRERLRRVVENLLDDALTHAGEAPSVRVGDLDDGSGVYVEDDGPGIPEDEREDVFDFGYTLSTSGTGFGLAIVHQIIEAHGWEIRVAESEAGGARFEIRC, encoded by the coding sequence ATGGCCGCCGGTGACATCCGCGTCCTCCACGTCGACGACGACGAAGCCGTCACCGACAGCGCGGCGAGAGAGCTCGAACGGGACGGCGAGTTCCGCGTCAGCAGCAGTAACTCGCCGACGGACGCGCTCGACCGGTTCGACCCGGCGACGTACGACTGCGTCGTGAGCGAATACGAGCTCCCCCGAATCGACGGACTGGAGCTGTACGATCGGCTCGCCCCGCAGTTCGACCGTCCGGACTTCCCGTTCGTCCTCTTCGTCGAGCAGGGTAGCGAACGGGTCGCGGCGGAGGCGCTGAACGCGGGCGTCTCGGGCTATCTCCGGAAGGGAGGGCAGGACCAGTACGACGCGCTGGCGGCGCGTATCCGAAGCGCGACCGGTAGCCGCAGCAGACGGCGGTCCGGCGACGACGCCGACGGGTGCGCCCGAGCGCTGTTCGACGATTTCCCGGATCCGGCCGTCGTCTTCGACGTCGATGACGGCGATTCGCGGGTCCGGCGGGTCAACGACGCCTTCGAACGCGTCTTCGGATACGACGGCGAGACCGCCGCCGGGACGTCGGTCACCGAGTTGCTTTCCTCGACCGAGCGGGACACGGTGGCGACTTCGCTCGAGACCGCTCTCGTCGACGGCGCGGACGTCTGTCGAGAGGTGCGTCGGCAGACCGCCGACGGCGAGTGGCGCGACTTCCTATTCCGGAACGTCCGCGTCGAGCGAGCCGACGGCGACTCGCTCAGGTACGGCATCTACACCGACATCACCGAGCGGATGGACTACGACCGCTGCCTGACCGAACTGCACGAGACCGCCCGTCGGCTGATGGCCGCCGAGTCCAGCGACGCGGTGCTCGACCTCGGACTCGCGGCGGCCCGCGACATCCTCGGCCACGACCTCAACGCGATACACCTCTACGACGAGACCGCGGGGGGACTGGTCCCGGCGGCGACGACGGAGGCCACCGAGACCCTCCTCGGCGACGTGCCGACGTTCACCGAAGGCGGTGGGAGCATCGCGTGGAGCGCCTACGAGCGCGGCGAGGTGAGCGTCTGCGCCGACGTTCGGGACGATCCGGACGTCCTCAACCCGGAGACGCCCCTCCGCTCGGAGATGGTGCTGCCGCTGGGCGATCGCGGCGTCCTGCTCCTCTCCTCGACGGACGTGGACGCCTTCGACGACGCCGACGTCTCGCTGGGGAGCGTCCTCGCCGCGACCGTCCAGTCGGCGCTGCAGCAGGTCGAACGCGAACAGACCCTCCGCGAGCGAGAACGGGCGCTGGCTCGGCAGAACGAGCGCTTAGACGAGTTCGCGTCGATCGTCAGCCACGACCTGCGGACGCCGCTGGACCTGGCGGCCGTCCACCTCGAACTCGCCGTCGAGGGCCACGACGAGGAGGACCACCTCGAACGCGTCGCGGCGGCCCACGACCGGATGTCGCGGCTCATCGACGACGTGCTGACGTGGGCCCGCGACGGGGAGGCGGTCGACGCGACGGAGACGGTGTCGATTCGCTCGCTCGCCACGGGGTGCTGGGAGGCGCTGCAGACCGGCGACGCCGACCTCACGGTGACGACCGAGCGCGCGGTCGAGGCCGACAGGGAGCGCCTCCGTCGGGTGGTCGAGAACCTGCTGGACGACGCGCTCACTCACGCCGGCGAGGCCCCCAGCGTCCGCGTCGGCGACTTGGACGACGGCTCCGGCGTGTACGTCGAGGACGACGGCCCCGGCATCCCCGAGGACGAACGGGAGGACGTCTTCGACTTCGGCTACACCCTCTCGACGAGCGGCACCGGGTTCGGCCTCGCGATCGTCCACCAGATAATCGAGGCCCACGGCTGGGAGATCCGTGTCGCCGAGAGCGAGGCGGGCGGCGCGCGCTTCGAGATACGCTGTTAG
- a CDS encoding AMP-dependent synthetase/ligase, with protein sequence MAGTPSWREAEAAYTDEVIGDDTLGELFAASAERNAESDAQLYKGGVYDRSLTDEILSAAPPGEYASITYGRMHELVKHLAAGFRELGVEPDTRVGLFSNTRMEWALSDFALLSAGGVVTTVYTESSPKQVQYLLSDPGAEAVVVENAELLERVLSVEDDLSLSFLVVMDECDVDRDDVYSLADVYERGEAAFEEDAYRSWLDERDPDDLASLIYTSGTTGQPKGVQLTHRNFRANVNQTRKRLAPRADKHPDLPAVTSETTSIAFLPLAHVFERLAGHFFMYGSGAAVGYVEHPDTLADDIQKIRPNTGASVPRVYERIFGNMREQASESPVKQRIFEWAMDVAREYARTEDPGPVLNAKRGLADRLVYSTVKERLGGEIEFMVSGGGSLSKSLCETFLGMGLTIVEGYGLTETAPVISVNPPEDIRPGTLGMPVADVDVRIDESVVDASEFEDVTGPLGELLVDGPNVTTGYWEEPGATQRAFTEIGGARWFRTGDIVEQTPDDFLVYHDRLKELLVLSTGKNVAPQPIEDMFSTSDRVEQIMVVGDDQKFVAALVVPNFEELERWADAEGVDLPEDDYAKCEDDRVRAWIQSAIDETNEELEKIERIKQFELVPAEWTAENDLLTPSMKKKRRNIRGEFEAKLRSIYGDEYNAGD encoded by the coding sequence ATGGCAGGGACACCGAGCTGGCGCGAGGCGGAGGCGGCCTACACCGACGAGGTGATCGGCGACGACACGCTGGGGGAGCTGTTCGCGGCGAGCGCCGAGCGGAACGCCGAGAGCGACGCCCAGCTGTATAAGGGCGGCGTCTACGACCGGTCGCTGACCGACGAGATTCTGTCCGCCGCGCCGCCGGGCGAGTACGCGAGCATCACCTACGGGCGGATGCACGAGCTCGTCAAACACCTCGCCGCGGGGTTCCGCGAACTCGGCGTCGAACCGGACACGCGCGTCGGCCTGTTCTCGAACACGCGCATGGAGTGGGCGCTGTCGGACTTCGCGCTGCTGTCGGCCGGCGGCGTCGTGACGACGGTGTACACCGAGTCCTCGCCGAAGCAGGTGCAGTACCTGCTCTCTGACCCCGGCGCGGAGGCCGTCGTCGTCGAGAACGCGGAACTCTTAGAGCGCGTGCTGTCGGTCGAGGACGATCTCTCGCTCTCCTTCCTCGTCGTGATGGACGAGTGTGACGTCGACCGGGATGACGTCTACTCGCTCGCCGACGTGTACGAGCGCGGCGAGGCGGCCTTCGAGGAGGACGCCTACCGCTCGTGGCTCGACGAGCGCGACCCGGACGACCTCGCGAGTCTCATCTACACCTCGGGGACGACCGGCCAACCCAAGGGCGTCCAGTTGACCCACCGCAACTTCCGGGCGAACGTCAACCAGACGCGAAAGCGCCTCGCGCCGCGGGCGGACAAGCACCCGGACCTGCCGGCGGTCACGTCCGAGACGACCTCGATCGCGTTCCTCCCGCTCGCACACGTCTTCGAGCGACTGGCCGGTCACTTCTTCATGTACGGCTCCGGGGCGGCCGTCGGCTACGTCGAACACCCCGATACGCTCGCCGACGACATCCAGAAGATTCGGCCGAACACCGGCGCGAGCGTCCCGCGGGTGTACGAGCGCATCTTCGGCAACATGCGCGAGCAGGCCAGCGAGTCACCGGTCAAACAGCGCATCTTCGAGTGGGCGATGGACGTCGCCCGCGAGTACGCCCGCACCGAGGACCCGGGTCCCGTGTTGAACGCCAAGCGCGGGCTGGCCGACCGACTCGTCTACTCGACGGTGAAGGAGAGGCTCGGCGGCGAGATCGAATTCATGGTCAGCGGCGGCGGCAGCCTCTCGAAGTCCCTCTGCGAGACGTTCCTCGGGATGGGACTGACCATCGTCGAGGGATACGGACTCACCGAGACGGCCCCGGTCATCTCGGTCAACCCGCCCGAGGACATCCGCCCGGGCACGCTCGGGATGCCCGTCGCAGACGTGGACGTGCGCATCGACGAGAGCGTCGTCGACGCCTCGGAGTTCGAGGACGTGACCGGTCCGCTCGGCGAACTGCTCGTCGACGGGCCGAACGTGACCACCGGCTACTGGGAGGAACCCGGCGCGACCCAGCGGGCGTTCACCGAGATCGGCGGGGCGCGCTGGTTCCGAACCGGGGATATCGTCGAGCAGACCCCCGACGACTTCCTGGTCTATCACGACCGCCTGAAGGAACTGCTCGTCCTCTCGACCGGGAAGAACGTCGCGCCACAGCCCATCGAGGACATGTTCTCGACGAGCGACCGCGTCGAGCAGATAATGGTCGTCGGCGACGACCAGAAGTTCGTCGCCGCGCTGGTGGTCCCGAACTTCGAGGAACTCGAACGGTGGGCAGACGCCGAGGGCGTCGACCTCCCCGAGGACGACTACGCGAAGTGCGAGGACGACCGCGTGCGGGCGTGGATACAGTCGGCCATCGACGAGACGAACGAGGAACTCGAGAAGATAGAGCGGATCAAGCAGTTCGAACTGGTGCCCGCCGAGTGGACGGCCGAGAACGACCTGTTGACCCCGTCGATGAAGAAGAAGCGACGCAACATCAGGGGCGAGTTCGAGGCGAAGCTACGCTCGATTTACGGCGACGAATACAACGCCGGAGACTGA
- a CDS encoding Hsp20/alpha crystallin family protein translates to MRGQRYPFDGMDRLFDQMRREMFGGASGPALEDASGWDAGISIEETDDGFVVLADLPGFERDELSLKLRDDRLHLSGEHEVGEGSTYRRRTVSETIDLPTHVDAEDASATYRNGVLEVRFTVEEESDEGNSIDIE, encoded by the coding sequence ATGAGAGGACAACGATACCCCTTCGACGGCATGGACCGACTGTTCGACCAGATGCGCCGAGAGATGTTCGGCGGCGCGAGCGGTCCGGCTCTCGAAGACGCCAGCGGCTGGGACGCCGGAATCTCCATCGAGGAGACAGACGACGGCTTCGTGGTGCTCGCGGACCTTCCGGGGTTCGAACGCGACGAGCTATCGCTGAAGCTCCGCGACGACCGACTCCACCTCAGCGGCGAGCACGAGGTCGGCGAGGGGTCCACCTACCGCCGGCGGACCGTCTCCGAGACGATCGACCTCCCGACGCACGTCGACGCCGAGGACGCCAGTGCGACCTACCGCAACGGCGTGCTCGAAGTCCGGTTCACCGTCGAGGAAGAGTCCGACGAGGGCAACAGCATCGACATCGAATGA
- a CDS encoding NOP5/NOP56 family protein has product MTEDTGAWFAGLDPEDAAGAADRIESGRADEPADWPQQAVESGFAADEAEYYERLQRATITATEAAVHERETAGDQQLVHAVRAMADCERTANELAERVAEWGGSRYGESGSGVEYAREIAERASENRGDEALRSLAERTVSLSEEADELRAFIERTAPAAAPNLSALAGPVLAARLISLAGGLEPLAKQPSGTVQVLGAEDALFAHLKGNAPSPKHGIIFTHKYVSGTRREERGSAARALAGKLSIAARVDHYSGERKPELDAELDERIERIRSRGGDAE; this is encoded by the coding sequence ATGACCGAAGACACGGGGGCCTGGTTCGCGGGGCTCGATCCCGAGGACGCGGCGGGTGCGGCCGACCGCATCGAGAGCGGGCGCGCCGACGAGCCGGCCGACTGGCCCCAGCAGGCCGTCGAGAGCGGCTTCGCCGCCGACGAAGCGGAGTACTACGAGCGGTTGCAGAGGGCGACGATAACGGCGACGGAAGCCGCCGTCCACGAGCGCGAGACGGCCGGCGATCAGCAACTCGTCCACGCGGTTCGGGCGATGGCCGACTGCGAGCGCACTGCTAACGAACTGGCCGAACGGGTCGCCGAGTGGGGCGGCAGTCGCTACGGCGAGAGCGGGAGCGGCGTCGAGTACGCCCGCGAGATAGCCGAGCGAGCGTCGGAGAACCGCGGCGACGAGGCGCTCCGGTCGCTGGCCGAGCGGACCGTCTCGCTCTCCGAGGAGGCCGACGAGCTGCGGGCGTTCATCGAACGGACCGCCCCCGCCGCCGCACCGAACCTCTCGGCGCTGGCCGGGCCGGTGCTGGCCGCGCGGCTGATCTCGCTGGCCGGCGGTCTCGAACCGCTCGCCAAGCAACCCAGCGGCACCGTTCAGGTGCTGGGCGCTGAAGACGCGCTGTTCGCCCATCTCAAGGGGAACGCCCCCTCGCCGAAGCACGGCATCATCTTCACCCACAAGTACGTCAGCGGGACCCGCCGCGAGGAACGCGGGTCCGCCGCCAGAGCGCTCGCGGGGAAGTTGAGCATCGCCGCGCGGGTGGACCACTACAGCGGCGAGCGAAAGCCCGAACTCGACGCGGAACTGGACGAGCGCATCGAGCGCATCCGTTCGCGCGGGGGTGACGCGGAATGA
- a CDS encoding fibrillarin-like rRNA/tRNA 2'-O-methyltransferase codes for MSLPDGVERHEFDGTTSVATRGHPEYGERTDGEWRRWDPHRSKLGAMLELGMDTGLSGGETTLYLGAAAGTTVSHVADFGGPTYAVEFAPRPARDLVGVAERRSNLFPLLKDARKPETYAHVVEPVDVLVQDVATRGQGRVARLNRRFLGDDGRLLAAIKARSEDVTADPESVFDEVLDDIGSEYEVLETERLSPYHDDHLGVVARPRPE; via the coding sequence ATGAGCCTCCCCGACGGCGTCGAACGGCACGAGTTCGACGGGACGACGAGCGTCGCCACGCGGGGCCATCCGGAGTACGGCGAGCGCACCGACGGCGAGTGGCGGCGTTGGGACCCCCACCGCTCGAAGCTCGGCGCGATGCTCGAACTGGGGATGGACACCGGGCTCTCCGGCGGCGAGACGACGCTGTATCTGGGTGCGGCGGCCGGAACGACGGTGAGTCACGTCGCCGACTTCGGCGGGCCGACCTACGCCGTCGAGTTCGCGCCGCGGCCCGCGCGGGACCTGGTCGGCGTCGCCGAGCGCCGGTCGAACCTCTTCCCGCTCTTGAAGGACGCCCGCAAACCCGAGACGTACGCCCACGTCGTCGAGCCGGTCGACGTGCTCGTTCAGGACGTGGCGACGCGCGGACAGGGCCGCGTGGCGAGGTTGAACCGGCGGTTCCTCGGCGACGACGGCCGGCTGCTTGCGGCCATCAAGGCCCGGAGCGAGGACGTGACCGCCGACCCAGAGAGCGTCTTCGACGAGGTGCTGGACGACATCGGATCGGAATACGAGGTGCTCGAAACCGAACGGCTGTCGCCCTATCACGACGACCACCTCGGCGTCGTCGCCCGCCCGCGCCCCGAGTGA
- a CDS encoding glutamate--cysteine ligase — protein MDKTGSPESFTRMGTLGIEEEFYVVDEFGRPTSGTDELVYETDPPEILEERLDHELFKCVIETQTPLIEEPGEARDQLLAVREALADHAERNGFQIAAAGLHPLAKWRELEHAEKPRYRAQLDRIQYPQHRNTTAGLHVHVGVDDPDKAVWIANELRWHVPVMLALSANSPYWNGFDTGLQSARAKIFEALPNTGMPTRFTDYEAFQRYESRMVESGSIDDRGELWFDVRPHSGHGTVEVRAPDGQADPDRVMAFVEYVHALVEDYAARYEDGEPGTDVRRELLDENKWRAIRHGQSAELLAKDSLETRPLAEIVEREGERLDVSGLRTLFDGESGATRQRRIRREEGVQSLCESLLLEY, from the coding sequence ATGGACAAGACGGGGTCTCCAGAGAGCTTCACCCGGATGGGTACGCTCGGTATCGAGGAGGAGTTCTACGTCGTCGACGAGTTCGGCCGCCCCACGTCCGGGACGGACGAACTGGTCTACGAGACCGACCCGCCGGAGATTCTGGAAGAGCGACTCGACCACGAACTGTTCAAGTGCGTCATCGAGACGCAGACGCCGCTCATCGAGGAGCCGGGCGAGGCGCGCGACCAGCTGCTCGCGGTGCGTGAAGCGCTGGCCGACCACGCCGAGCGCAACGGCTTTCAGATCGCCGCGGCCGGGCTCCACCCGCTGGCGAAGTGGCGCGAACTCGAACACGCCGAGAAGCCGCGCTACCGGGCGCAACTGGACCGCATCCAGTACCCGCAGCACCGCAACACGACCGCGGGCCTGCACGTCCACGTCGGTGTCGACGACCCCGATAAAGCCGTCTGGATCGCCAACGAACTCCGCTGGCACGTTCCCGTGATGTTGGCGCTGTCGGCGAACTCGCCGTACTGGAACGGCTTCGACACCGGCCTGCAGTCGGCCCGAGCGAAGATCTTCGAGGCGCTCCCGAACACCGGGATGCCGACCAGATTCACGGACTACGAGGCGTTCCAGCGCTACGAGTCCCGGATGGTCGAGAGCGGGAGCATCGACGACCGGGGCGAACTCTGGTTCGACGTGCGCCCACACTCCGGGCACGGCACCGTCGAGGTGCGCGCTCCCGACGGACAGGCCGACCCCGACCGAGTGATGGCTTTCGTCGAGTACGTCCACGCGCTCGTCGAGGACTACGCCGCGCGCTACGAGGACGGCGAGCCGGGGACCGACGTCCGCCGAGAACTCTTAGACGAGAACAAGTGGCGTGCGATTCGTCACGGTCAGTCGGCCGAACTGCTCGCCAAGGATTCGCTGGAGACGCGACCGCTCGCGGAGATCGTCGAACGGGAGGGCGAGCGGCTCGACGTCAGCGGCCTTCGGACGCTGTTCGACGGCGAGAGCGGTGCGACGCGCCAGCGGCGGATTCGACGCGAGGAGGGTGTCCAGTCGCTGTGCGAGTCGCTCTTACTCGAATACTGA
- a CDS encoding helix-turn-helix domain-containing protein translates to MSSDDTPDDGEETGDVRGRIEQEADRAVSQFDEGIVDLLAWVLDTDTRARIYVSLRQNPESTSDEISAATGLYPSTVREALAELHDEGTVTRKKRESDGAGNNPYEYSAIPPSELVNNIVEDVQAELNTVFNLDDHLDENNDSVSDSEPVTISVDDADDEDEREDE, encoded by the coding sequence ATGTCTAGTGACGACACACCCGACGACGGAGAGGAGACCGGAGACGTGCGCGGGCGCATCGAGCAGGAGGCCGACCGCGCCGTTTCACAGTTCGACGAGGGCATCGTGGACTTGCTGGCGTGGGTACTCGATACCGACACTCGCGCGCGCATCTACGTCAGTCTCCGGCAGAACCCCGAGAGCACGAGCGACGAGATCTCCGCGGCCACCGGTCTCTATCCGAGCACCGTCCGCGAGGCGCTGGCCGAACTCCACGACGAGGGGACAGTAACCCGGAAGAAACGCGAGAGCGACGGCGCGGGCAACAACCCCTACGAGTACAGCGCGATTCCGCCGAGCGAACTCGTCAACAACATCGTCGAGGACGTCCAGGCCGAGCTGAACACGGTGTTCAATCTCGACGACCATCTGGACGAGAACAACGATTCGGTGTCGGACAGCGAACCGGTCACCATCTCCGTCGACGACGCGGACGACGAGGACGAGAGAGAGGACGAGTAG
- a CDS encoding phosphopantetheine adenylyltransferase, whose translation MKVALGGTFDPIHDGHRALFERAFELGDVTVGLTSDDLAPKTRHDERHVRSFEDRRDNLAAELSAFADGGDRDWQIRELTEPTGIATEAQFDVLVVSPETETGGKRINEIRRERGHDPLEIAVVPHVYADDGDIISSTRIVNGEIDEHGNLTPEREGRGQPS comes from the coding sequence ATGAAGGTCGCGCTGGGTGGAACGTTCGATCCCATTCACGACGGGCACCGCGCGCTGTTCGAGCGCGCGTTCGAACTCGGTGACGTAACTGTCGGACTCACCAGTGACGACCTCGCGCCGAAGACGCGCCACGACGAGCGACACGTCCGCTCGTTCGAGGACCGGCGAGACAACCTCGCGGCCGAACTGTCGGCGTTCGCCGACGGGGGCGACCGGGACTGGCAGATCCGCGAGCTCACGGAACCGACCGGCATCGCTACCGAGGCCCAGTTCGACGTGCTCGTCGTCTCGCCGGAGACCGAGACCGGCGGCAAGCGGATCAACGAGATCCGCCGCGAGCGCGGCCACGACCCGCTGGAGATCGCGGTCGTCCCCCACGTCTACGCCGACGACGGCGACATCATCTCGTCGACCCGCATCGTCAACGGCGAGATCGACGAACACGGCAACCTCACTCCCGAGCGCGAGGGGCGCGGCCAGCCCTCCTGA
- a CDS encoding cyclin family protein, with translation MYRASDRVEQDEWLSEIEATAETLDLGTQARSHAVDLFLSTLPDEERSKRASMAASLYVGALVAGEERSQTAVADAADVSRLSIQKRWKELIESVGLEAPDW, from the coding sequence ATGTATCGCGCCAGCGACCGGGTCGAACAGGACGAGTGGCTCTCGGAGATCGAGGCGACCGCCGAGACGCTCGATCTCGGGACGCAGGCGCGTTCGCACGCGGTGGACCTGTTTCTCTCGACGCTGCCCGACGAGGAGCGCTCGAAGCGGGCGTCGATGGCGGCCAGTCTCTACGTCGGAGCGCTGGTCGCCGGCGAGGAACGCTCACAGACCGCCGTCGCCGACGCGGCGGACGTCTCTCGGCTGTCCATTCAGAAGCGATGGAAAGAACTCATCGAGAGCGTCGGGCTGGAAGCGCCGGACTGGTGA